One Antennarius striatus isolate MH-2024 chromosome 17, ASM4005453v1, whole genome shotgun sequence genomic window carries:
- the stard9 gene encoding uncharacterized protein stard9 isoform X2, whose amino-acid sequence MANVKVAIRVRPLNARESVDGGRLAVQVEDKFVKIRNVKLDGRSDGAVDSREKLLEFCFDYCYWSVDPADPHYASQEEVFQDLGVSVLSGASKGYNVCLFAYGQTGSGKTYTMMGAADSIGLTPRICQGLFRSDDTFPEGQNSSRVEISFLEIYNERVRDLLRRGGQKRSSLRVREHPEKGPYVQDLSQHVVSDCKQAMDLLDEGIANRITAATHNHDASSRSHAIFTIQYTQAILENNLPSETVSKINLVDLAGSERADPNYCRDRLTEGSNINKSLVTLGIVISALAQNSQMSSSCQSINSMASEGDGSTAGSNSSYLSGGGRRHCYIPYRDSVLTWLLKDSLGGNSKTIMIATISPSSSCYNETLSTLRYAAHAKNIVNKPRVNEDASVRLIRELREEIDRLKSMLLSFQMQRNPSPSLSDERDGNLSDIVRQNELKVEQLTKDWSESWRDKRELLEQYSVDINRDRAGFLIDSLQPHLVALEGDVLSTGVVFYHLREGVTHIGPQEQLAEPQIVLQGDARCEIENHGGVVTLRPLPGCVCLLNDREVTEACRLAQGMVITLGGARKFRFNHPAEAAVLRERRRASEGGVSCTFIDLCPLTPDTSVDVKLCQEVGAGLPPSEENSARQHVEVQQRYVERLRQEIQAEQRLAQRDLEREQTHLQQQHSDVQQWIIKEKLHLTAVEQRLTQESGVQTDLLEHLTNPSSGDHVVNRPSLIVRARKKAVQEELLKHHALCRAENRIRRKRLHYQLERIARKRLLLEAKRELQRLERVLPPGPESPDSPEMDSPSKLRGRRQSVSRRHSFSAEILSRLYPPNTPIFRHFLKRNRSPELTSNSFTSSESIGNRKWLSEECLPWERTQSCSSSLPSGQSQTCWSRVTSSENIRQSGKMEPQSQPCRDRPERKPLLPNRDLTFKKRLVQNTTVTLKAPVGIALPPISKENELTGEESEPHAANSGVHTTTKKTFSRSFGPRLKTALSKVFRKPALDLRGIPKPLGKIHWRQRDRSTKDSKMSQNKSAVKTAVSCEELDRRAPVEDPTQRRWHSTEALMSKTSRWLERQQGLMGWEEQQEDKDEGTSDCESLFSLDSLSSAYATALKEQLRWEEAAQSDTDSEDSQMSKDSLAVDSLEKNSTIENQKVVPDQSLKIYRSQSYQKAQRVSGEEYWSHWGWEKSKSSDATWKLLSQTPVVKESGRRNAEQSLTDDFRSTNSPHSWSERSIRDPERVQPLTEADSSIIHTYSPPFQKKKMFKGVESSSSSNPTRMNLSGCQNSSGSSSSSSCSSDGVDVASQERGDGISRSMLGDSQIVTPDKGLKHAGGHVEQSEAQIENLRKASSQSKSQVTSTNLNLTLLSQSRHTKQESQHQLFKDSPGTETSGQELEELTDAAFKPSPEDDEELKMMQFRNAKYLSLKRAKASDQVETAEQLTVVPLGSAKTSRKRNKNRRDAFMGSLKIPKRSNSRELRTFCSALIDSQESICSDDDNSSDPEGEVSSVEADSSGFVTKNTTTSVASGPVSRKQSRVNFEDSDDGRSVSTGGPSQTGNHIKRQDGRNTHNCRSHAICSAIDLRISAVVREHMSLMGNNVDWKNRSQSVDTLSPCSRNFDVNGGMEREMVDQTNEGPILSEQLSQERTTIENSVRKLEHLTDLSASKHENHQTQNVSDAPPSNTKDRIQSCMKRNSSTEAEPVSLSSVRKLISSQASTLSPSHQNPVITDKCLDEVELLQSPLDPFILTRFQLSDTRANCSRLTDLKATSIAQDQDANLYKKHFQNETNTSGVKQLTSDLLPLKPNGQILDGHTSMKGFASSLGCHGDGGSADALGGEPQDQLGCQQTCVFNINCQDCVVKNESPTCKSVVPKFDESEHEAGISESRQQRRNLADDDVTRNTSHGSATSKQVEINVFTEKLDSSVFGCKTANLKRFRRFQTRPASSSESSIKSSDEDEEEEQTRVHHSRLTPKWVKHGKQDVRQAGSKNTDNSLSVSARFASSAGKNGIKVDDTRKSLPKQTSVRTIPSAKSSNSSMHFASSDINPFVRQRQDDDDSKQNFYKNPAFGSAADLSCKSPLLNSAEKRMTRCCSVDNGLNGQDSPFTSHLSAYVTDKGLSSTLSSMEDYKEHVNRTAPASVDVTDLADPESRAGKTQRRRTCEHGTQTERSLQTVKREERHRRSKTDVPTRQKPKEDIKESPTWASMESMSARLSKLIGSTSDLLWDVQEMRTGDVHKSSPGRRSLDSSGDHSRRDCSTQTTVDVGIQTERPSGEQEVVQTLSERSQEVSLIVKVIGSDVVMCKDDEKTQSVSEARSATRGENHVRSAGSSVPQQNAVQTRRHRGVDDLIRNEMSLKKKATFTDRASSPIMTVGVRASQKQEGKQTTQKQQDRIEERISASKQLACAAPSEDESACLERMSEFSLNSSLDDDMSNVKEKNRWPLTPQEWKTSTPTQVLPVKPHLIRQRQNKEPSMYIEPPTDAGCVDVYEEDVVSLPPSECNTDILVNIQPVTSVPPYPDHQVVPEDLPIHNKFTNWSGISNRPSKASTTSAPPRDKSRSCADWGEMESQRSNRRAREIQRLRQEREQVMAMVSLSANPTPLTVELKEAKLHYGLGETDTLLKMLRPGEEQEAPPTKQQLHRRSVEGLRQEREERLQTYQRARSLSPSKRHAPPQEAAAPSTASAATTSRVPDAPPGGGGQYPSDIEQLLRDYSRAREEAMTEIAKARERLRERTEQERRRLQQQEVKDDPKHRTRTSSSTLCTGSSQSLSSGPTSGYNSGNAGQLQPGNRPVLTGRVASLMSQTAIQDEELKVRTCPPVCGPNGVKTPRARLSAHDVDPEPPLKGFEPLMMSSLSLPTQTRRRAASFGSTFSISTTYRDITSGLLSRALAELRLVSSGDLSNLLKDEAAAGWRFQGEERGVHVYYKPSSVPSVHGFLGAAELHRPMDLLWNAVCQLSKTHMYNQSVRSVWTRPLDDNTQLVYILTDPSSCHLSQPRDFCCISTESRQAGLSVLAMQSVFEESLPRPSVDAVRGEMMPSCWVLQPIRRSGQEVTRVVYMLQVDLGTPSFPRRLLSSVARRQASVIADLDVFLST is encoded by the exons GTGTTCCAGGACCTGGGTGTGTCGGTGCTGTCCGGAGCCTCCAAGggctacaacgtgtgtttgtttgcttacGGCCAAACGGGATCCGGGAAGACATACACCATGATGGGGGCGGCG GACTCCATCGGCTTGACCCCCCGGATCTGTCAG GGTCTCTTTAGGTCTGACGACACCTTTCCTGAAGGCCAGAACTCAAGCAGGGTGGAGATCAG CTTCCTGGAGATCTATAACGAGCGCGTGAGGGATCTGCTGAGACGAGGAGGACAGAAGAGATCCTCTCTGAGGGTCAGAGAGCATCCTGAGAAAGGCCCCTACGTTCAAG ACCTGTCGCAGCATGTGGTCTCAGACTGCAAGCAGGCCATGGACCTGCTGGACGAAGGCATCGCCAACCGGATTACGGCGGCGACCCACAACCACGATGCCAGCAGCAGATCTCACGCCATCTTCACCATCCAGTACACTCAG GCGATTCTGGAAAATAATCTTCCTTCAGAAACCGTCAGCAAGATAAACTTGGTGGACTTGGCTGGGAG CGAGCGAGCGGACCCTAACTACTGTCGGGACAGACTGACTGAAGGCTCCAACATCAACAAGTCTCTGGTCACTTTAGGCATCGTCATCTCCGCCCTGG CCCAGAACTCCCAGATGTCCAGCAGCTGTCAGAGCATCAACAGCATGGCGTCCGAGGGCGACGGCAGCACGGCGGGCAGCAACAGCAGCTACCTGTCCGGAGGAGGGCGGAGGCACTGCTACATCCCCTACAGAGACTCCGTGTTGACCTGGCTGCTGAAAGACAGCCTGGGGGGCAACTCCAAGACCATCATGATCGCAA cGATCTCTCCCTCTTCCAGCTGTTACAACGAGACGCTCAGCACCCTGCGTTACGCCGCCCACGCCAAGAACATAGTGAACAAGCCCCGTGTGAACGAG GACGCCAGCGTTCGTCTCATCAGAGAGCTGAGGGAGGAGATCGACCGGCTGAAGAGCATGCTGCTCAGCTTCCAGATG CAGCGTAATCCGAGTCCATCCCTGAGTGACGAGAGGGATGGAAATCTCTCTGACATAGTGCGCCAGAACGAACTGAAG GTGGAGCAGCTGACGAAGGATTGGTCAGAGAGCTGGAGGGATAAGAGGGAGCTGCTGGAGCAGTACAGCGTGGACATCAACAGAGACCGGGCGGGGTTCCTCATCGACTCTCTCCAACCACACCTGGTCGCTCTGGAGGGAGACGTGCTGAGCACCGGAGTCGTGTTCTATCACCTCAGG GAAGGAGTTACTCACATCGGCCCTCAAGAACAGCTGGCAGAACCACAAAtag TTCTGCAGGGCGATGCCAGATGTGAGATTGAAAACCACGGAGGTGTGGTGACGCTGCGGCCGCTGCCGGGCTGTGTCTGCCTGCTCAACGACCGGGAGGTGACCGAGGCCTGCCGGCTGGCCCAAG GGATGGTGATCACCTTAGGAGGAGCGCGCAAGTTCCGCTTCAACCACCCGGCAGAGGCGGCGGTCCTCCGGGAGCGCAGACGG GCCAGCGAAGGCGGCGTGAGCTGCACCTTCATCGATCTTTGCCCCTTGACCCCCGACACCAG TGTTGACGTGAAGCTATGCCAGGAGGTGGGTGCCGGTCTGCCCCCCAGCGAGGAGAATTCTGCCAGGCAGCATGTGGAGGTGCAGCAGCGCTACGTGGAGAGATTGCGGCAGGAGATTCAGGCCGAACAGCGACTGGCTCAGAGAGATCTGGAGAGGGAACAAActcacctccagcagcagcacagcgACG TCCAGCAGTGGATCATAAAGGAAAAACTGCACCTAACAGCTGTAGAGCAGAGACTCACCCAAGAATCGGGGGTTCAGACTGATCTTCTGGAGCACCTGACGAATCCATCTTCTGGGGATCATGTGGTGAACCGTCCGTCCCTCATCGTGAGGGCCAGGAAAAAGGCCgtgcaggaggagctgctgaagcaTCACGCCCTCTGCCGGGCTGAGAACCGAATCCGCCGGAAGAGGTTGCACTACCAGCTGGAGAGAATCGCCCGCAAAAGGCTTCTGTTGGAAGCTAAACGTGAATTACAGAGGCTGGAAAGAGTTCTTCCTCCTGGACCGGAGAGCCCAGACTCTCCTGAGATGGACTCGCCGTCAAAACTCAGAGGAAGACGACAGTCTGTGTCTCGCAGACACTCGTTCTCGGCCGAGATTCTGTCACGGCTCTACCCACCAAACACCCCGATCTTCAG ACACTTCCTCAAAAGGAACAGATCACCAGAACTGACGTCCAATTCCTTCACATCCTCTGAGTCCATcgggaacaggaagtggttgtcGGAGGAGTGCCTCCCCTGGGAAAGAACTCAGAGCTGTTCCAGTAGCCTCCCTTCAGGACAGAGTCAAACCTGTTGGAGCAGAGTTACCTCCTCCGAAAACATCAGACAGAGCGGAAAAATGGAGCCCCAGTCCCAACCCTGTCGGGATCGACCGGAACGAAAACCTCTGCTCCCCAACAGAGACCTGACTTTTAAGAAACGGCTGGTTCAGAATACAACGGTCACCCTCAAGGCACCAGTTGGGATCGCTTTGCCGCCGATCAGCAAAGAAAATGAGCTCACGGGTGAGGAATCTGAACCACATGCTGCTAACAGTGGAGTACATACAACCACCAAGAAGACTTTCTCTCGTTCTTTTGGGCCCAGGCTAAAAACAGCTCTGTCCAAAGTGTTCAGGAAACCAGCGCTGGATCTCAGAGGAATCCCCAAACCGCTGGGCAAAATTCACTGGAGACAAAGAGACCGGAGCACCAAAGATTCCAAGATGAGTCAAAACAAAAGCGCCGTTAAAACGGCCGTCTCCTGTGAGGAGCTCGACCGAAGGGCTCCTGTTGAGGATCCTACGCAGAGACGGTGGCACAGCACCGAGGCTCTGATGAGCAAGACCAGCAGATGGTTGGAGAGACAGCAGGGCTTGATGGGATGGGAGGAACAGCAGGAAGATAAGGATGAAGGAACATCTGACTGCGAGAGCCTTTTCTCTCTGGACTCCTTGTCCTCTGCTTACGCCACGGCCTTGAAGGAGCAGCTGAGATGGGAGGAAGCAGCGCAGAGCGATACCGACAGCGAAGACAGTCAGATGTCCAAAGATTCACTGGCTGTGGACAGTTTAGAGAAAAACTCAACAATAGAGAACCAAAAAGTTGTGCCAGATCAATCATTAAAGATTTATCGCTCCCAGAGCTATCAGAAGGCTCAGAGGGTCTCAGGGGAGGAATACTGGAGCCACTGGGGATGGGAAAAGTCAAAAAGTAGTGATGCAACATGGAAGCTTCTCTCCCAAACCCCAGTGGTGAAAGAGTCTGGAAGAAGAAACGCTGaacagagtctgactgatgacTTTAGGAGCACAAATAGTCCTCACTCCTGGAGTGAACGCAGCATCAGGGATCCAGAAAGAGTTCAGCCTCTCACCGAGGCGGACAGTTCCATTATTCACACTTATTCACCCCCtttccaaaagaaaaagatgttcAAAGGTGTAGAGAGCAGCAGTAGTTCCAATCCAACCAGGATGAATCTCTCTGGCTGTCAGAACTCATCTGGAAGTAGCAGCTCGTCTTCGTGTAGTTCTGATGGTGTCGATGTGGCGTCGCAGGAACGCGGTGATGGAATTTCAAGGAGCATGTTGGGAGATTCTCAGATTGTAACGCCAGATAAAGGTCTGAAGCATGCAGGAGGTCATGTAGAGCAATCAGAAGCGCAAATAGAAAACTTAAGGAAGGCCAGCAGCCAAAGCAAAAGTCAGGTGACCTCAACAAACTTAAATTTGACATTATTATCTCAGAGCCGCCACACAAAACAAGAGTCACAGCATCAGTTGTTTAAAGATAGTCCTGGCACTGAAACATCAGGCCAAGAATTAGAGGAGCTAACTGATGCTGCCTTCAAACCGTCccctgaagatgatgaagaattaaaaatgaTGCAGTTCAGGAACGCCAAATATTTGTCTTTGAAAAGGGCGAAAGCTTCAGATCAGGTAGAAACCGCTGAGCAGCTCACCGTGGTGCCGCTGGGGTCTGCTAAAACCTCCAGGAAGAGGAACAAAAACCGGCGAGATGCTTTCATGGGCAGCCTGAAAATCCCCAAAAGAAGCAACAGCAGAGAGTTGAGAACTTTCTGCTCGGCCTTGATTGACAGCCAAGAAAGTATTTGCTCTGACGACGACAACAGCAGCGACCCGGAGGGAGAAGTGTCGTCTGTGGAAGCTGACAGCTCCGGGTttgtcacaaaaaacacaacaacatcagTGGCTTCTGGTCCCGTGAGCAGGAAGCAGAGTCGTGTGAACTTTGAGGACTCTGATGACGgtagaagcgtctccacagggGGGCCGTCCCAAACCGGCAACCACATAAAACGTCAAGATGGTAGAAATACACACAACTGCAGGTCACATGCTATCTGTAGCGCCATCGACCTGAGAATCTCAGCGGTGGTCAGAGAGCACATGTCGTTGATGGGTAACAATGTCGATTGGAAGAACAGGAGTCAAAGCGTGGACACTTTGTCACCGTGTTCACGAAATTTTGACGTGAACGGAGGGATGGAAAGGGAGATGGTTGATCAGACAAATGAGGGACCGATCCTCAGTGAGCAGCTTTCACAGGAGAGGACGACGATTGAAAACTCTGTAAGAAAACTTGAGCACCTGACTGATCTTTCAGCTTCCAAACATGAGAATCACCAAACTCAGAACGTCTCTGATGCTCCTCCATCAAACACCAAAGACAGAATCCAGTCATGTATGAAACGGAACAGCAGCACAGAGGCTGAACCAGTTAGTTTATCCTCAGTGAGAAAACTCATCAGTTCTCAAGCAAGtactttaagtccatctcatcaAAACCCTGTCATTACTGATAAATGTTTGGATGAAGTGGAACTTCTTCAGAGCCCTTTGGATCCTTTTATTCTGACTCGCTTTCAGCTGAGTGATACCAGAGCGAATTGTAGCCGGCTAACGGACCTCAAAGCTACGTCCATCGCTCAAGATCAAGATGCTAATTtgtacaaaaaacatttccaaaatgAAACCAACACAAGTGGAGTCAAACAACTTACATCTGATCTGCTTCCATTGAAACCGAATGGACAGATCTTGGATGGCCACACCTCTATGAAAGGGTTTGCCTCCAGTCTTGGGTGTCACGGCGACGGCGGGTCAGCCGATGCACTGGGAGGCGAACCTCAGGATCAACTCGGATGTCAACAAACGTGTGTGTTCAACATAAATTGTCAAGATTGTGTCGTGAAAAATGAATCACCGACCTGCAAATCCGTGGTTCCGAAGTTTGATGAGTCAGAGCACGAGGCGGGTATTTCTGAGTCTCGACAACAACGACGCAACCTagcagatgatgatgtcaccagaaaTACAAGTCATGGATCTGCGACATCCAAACAAGTGGAGATAAACGTCTTTACTGAAAAACTGGACAGTTCTGTGTTCGGATGTAAAACAGCCAACCTGAAGAGATTCCGGAGGTTCCAGACTCGTCCCGCGTCTTCCTCCGAGTCGTCAATCAAGTCCTcagatgaagacgaggaggaggagcagaccAGAGTGCATCACAGTCGACTCACACCGAAATGGGTCAAGCATGGAAAACAAGATGTCAGGCAGGCTGGAAGTAAAAACACTGATAATTCTTTGTCAGTGTCGGCTCGCTTCGCTTCATCTGCTGgtaaaaatggaataaaagttGACGACACCCGAAAAAGTCTGCCAAAGCAAACCTCAGTGAGAACCATCCCATCTGCCAAGAGCAGCAACTCCTCCATGCATTTTGCATCCAGTGACATCAACCCGTTTGTTCGGCAGCGACAAGACGACGACGACTCGAAACAAAACTTCTACAAGAACCCGGCGTTTGGCAGCGCCGCCGACCTGTCCTGTAAGTCTCCTCTTCTCAACAGCGCCGAGAAACGAATGACCAGATGCTGCAGCGTCGACAACGGTTTGAACGGACAGGACTCGCCCTTCACCTCCCACCTGAGCGCTTACGTCACTGATAAGGGGCTGTCCAGCACGCTGAGCAGTATGGAGGATTACAAGGAGCACGTGAACAGAACCGCTCCAGCGTCCGTTGACGTCACTGACCTCGCCGATCCGGAGTCACGGGCAGGTAAAACACAACGGCGTAGGACGTGTGAACACGGCACTCAGACTGAGCGCAGCCTTCAGACGGTAAAGAGGGAAGAGCGCCACAGAAGAAGCAAAACAGATGTTCCTACAAGACAGAAACCCAAAGAGGACATTAAAGAATCCCCAACGTGGGCCAGCATGGAGAGCATGTCGGCTCGTCTGTCCAAGCTGATCGGCAGCACCTCGGATCTGCTATGGGACGTCCAGGAAATGAGAACAGGAGACGTACATAAGTCCAGTCCCGGCCGCAGGAGCCTCGACTCGTCTGGAGATCACAGCAGGAGGGACTGTTCGACTCAAACGACTGTAGACGTCGGCATCCAGACGGAACGGCCTTCAGGAGAGCAGGAAGTGGTACAGACACTCAGTGAAAGGTCTCAGGAAGTCAGTCTGATCGTCAAGGTGATCGGGTCAGATGTGGTGATGTGTAAGGATGATGAAAAGACGCAGAGCGTGTCAGAGGCTAGGTCTGCCACTCGAGGGGAGAACCATGTCAGATCAGCAGGTTCTAGCGTTCCTCAGCAAAACGCAGTTCAGACACGGCGCCACAGAGGTGTCGACGACCTCATAAGAAATGAGATGTCATTGAAAAAGAAAGCGACGTTCACGGACCGGGCGTCGTCTCCCATTATGACTGTCGGAGTGAGAGCGAGTCAGAAACAGGAAGGGAAGCAGACGACGCAAAAACAACAGGATAGAATCGAGGAGCGTATCTCCGCTAGCAAACAGTTAGCATGTGCCGCCCCGTCGGAGGACGAGTCTGCGTGCCTCGAAAGGATGAGTGAATTTAGCCTGAATTCGTCTCTGGATGACGACATGAGCAACGTGAAGGAAAAAAATCGGTGGCCTCTGACCCCTCAGGAGTGGAAAACCTCGACCCCAACACAGGTTCTACCTGTGAAGCCTCACCTGATCAGACAGCGTCAAAACAAAGAACCCTCCATGTACATTGAACCCCCCACAGATGCTGGATGCGTCGATGTCTATGAGGAGGACGTGGTGTCGCTGCCTCCCAGTGAGTGCAACACAGACATCCTGGTGAACATCCAACCCGTCACCAGCGTACCCCCGTATCCGGACCACCAGGTGGTACCAGAAGATCTTCCCATACACAACAAGTTCACAAACTGGTCTGGCATCAGCAATCGACCATCTAAAGCGTCCACTACGTCAGCGCCGCCCAGAGACAAGAGCAGAAGCTGCGCCGACTGGGGCGAGATGGAGAGTCAGCGATCCAACAGGAGGGCGAGGGAGATCCAGAGGTTGCGGCAGGAGAGGGAGCAGGTGATGGCGATGGTCAGCCTCAGCGCAAACCCCACGCCGCTGACCGTGGAGCTGAAGGAGGCCAAGCTGCACTACGGCCTTGGGGAGACAGACACGCTGTTAAAGATGCTGAGGCCcggagaggagcaggaggctccgcccaccaagCAGCAGCT ACATCGCAGGAGCGTCGAGGGTTTGaggcaggagagggaggagcGCCTCCAGACGTACCAAAGAGCTCGTAGTCTGAGTCCCAGCAAGCGCCACGCCCCTCCACAGGAAGCCGCCGCCCCCTCCACGGCGTCCGCCGCCACAACAAGCAG AGTCCCAGacgcccccccaggaggagggGGCCAGTATCCGTCTGACATCGAGCAGCTGCTGCGGGACTACAGCCGCGCCCGAGAGGAGGCCATGACAGAGATCGCTAAGGCGCGGGAGCGACTGCGAGAGAGgacagagcaggagaggaggaggctccagcagcaggaGGTGAAG GACGACCCGAAGCATCGCaccagaaccagcagcagcaccttGTGCACCGGATCCAGTCAGAGTCTTTCATCCGGACCGACGTCGGGGTACAACAGCGGCAACGCCGGGCAGCTGCAGCCGGGCAACAGGCCAGTCCTGACGGGGCGCGTCGCTTCTCTGATGTCACAAACTGCT ATCCAGGACGAAGAGCTGAAGGTCAGGACGTGTCCTCCTGTTTGTGGTCCAAACGGCGTGAAGACGCCGAGAGCCCGGCTGTCGGCCCACG ATGTCGATCCTGAGCCGCCTCTCAAGGGGTTTGAACCTCTGATGATGTCGTCTCTATCACTGCCAACACAAACCCGTCGACGCGCCGCCTCCTTCGGTTCAACCTTCTCCATTTCCACCACCTACCGGGACATCACGTCGGGTCTCCTCAGTCGAGCTCTGGCTGAG cTGCGACTGGTTTCATCCGGGGATTTGAGCAACCTGCTGAAGGATGAAGCTGCAGCAGGCTGGAG GTTCCAGGGAGAAGAACGAGGCGTCCACGTTTACTACAAACCGTCTTCCGTCCCGTCTGTCCACGGATTCCTGGGAGCCGCAGAGCTCCACAGACCCATGGACCTCCTGTGGAACGCCGTCTGTCAGCTGTCAAAGACCCACATGTACAATCAGTCGGTCCGTTCTGTCTGGACACGACCACTGGACGACAA